One window of the Montipora foliosa isolate CH-2021 chromosome 4, ASM3666993v2, whole genome shotgun sequence genome contains the following:
- the LOC137999910 gene encoding lysosome membrane protein 2-like yields the protein MSSNRCCGCCSRKSLTCFFALSGIVLLILGLTFNIGEVLQKWIQKNIDEEVQLKADSLAFKEWKNTSVPVYMKVFVFNVTNPDEVMKGESIPNVTQIGPYSYRELRSNEVLDWNSDKSVVTFMPNRTYVFDTETSCAGCDDQIDSFVTVNIPLLAVALKVKNTNLTNYPNCLKLLQFTATGWNVKLFQRKNVHELIWGYTDVLLGTLVSFKTKECPSSATEGASSFVQLQYNNTYYGISAVNTGQDDIQKVGQFTMWRNQRHLTWWSDQFANMINGTDGTQFAPSIKKEDALYVFSPDICRSMSFKYESTVRFKQIELFRFLMPRDALKSGDIYPPNKGFCVAPGCLPSGLMNISLCKPMNPPVVISGPHFYQGNESLLKTVNGLHPMKSAHETFLDVEPLTGIVMRAVKRVQVNVALESVDTLTETTGKFKSVFLPVLFLEESAEITDEKAEEFRNNVYKSLIICKVVEYFLIATGLLCLLAAFVLLFVIISCDENGTRQDKQPLIAKQSKKGTRQEKQPLIAKSKE from the exons ATGTCTTCTAAccgttgttgtggttgttgttctCGAAAATCTCTGACCTGCTTTTTCGCTCTTTCTGGAATTGTTCTTCTCATTCTTGGCTTAACGTTTAATATTGGCGAAGTTCTTCAAAAATGGATTCAGAAAAACATAGATGAG gAAGTACAATTAAAAGCTGACAGTTTAGCTTTCAAAGAATGGAAGAACACATCCGTGCCTGTTTACATGAAAGTTTTTGTATTTAATGTGACAAATCCTGATGAGGTGATGAAAGGAGAATCAATTCCAAATGTAACACAGATAGGTCCATACTCCTATAG AGAGCTTAGATCTAATGAGGTGCTAGATTGGAATTCGGATAAAAGCGTCGTCACGTTCATGCCAAACAGAACGTATGTTTTTGACACAGAGACGTCATGTGCTGGCTGTGATGACCAAATTGACTCTTTTGTCACCGTTAATATCCCGCTCCTG GCTGTGGCGTTGAAGGTGAAAAATACTAACCTGACGAATTACCCAAACTGCTTGAAATTGCTTCAGTTTACTGCTACTGGCTGGAATGTCAAGTTGTTCCAACGCAAGAATGTGCATGAACTGATTTGGGGATATACGGACGTTCTGCTCGGAACATTAgtcagtttcaaaacaaaagaatgtccCAGCAGTGCTACAGAAGGCGCATCATCGTTTGTACAACTGCAG TATAACAACACTTATTATGGAATCAGCGCAGTAAATACTGGACAAGACGACATACAGAAAGTAGGGCAGTTTACTATGTGGAGAAATCAACG CCATTTAACTTGGTGGAGTGACCAGTTTGCCAACATGATCAATGGCACAG ATGGAACTCAGTTCGCACCAAGCATTAAAAAGGAGGACGCCTTGTATGTCTTTTCACCCGATATCTGCAG ATCGATGAGCTTCAAGTATGAATCAACAGTTCGTTTTAAACAAATCGAACTTTTTCGCTTTTTAATGCCAAGAGATGCTTTGAAAAGTGGAGATATTTATCCACCAAATAAGGGATTCTGTGTTGCTCCAGGATGTTTGCCTAGCGGCCTGATGAATATTAGCCTCTGCAAACCAATGA ATCCACCGGTCGTGATTTCAGGTCCACATTTCTATCAAGGAAACGAATCTCTTTTGAAAACGGTCAATGGACTCCACCCGATGAAAAGCGCCCATGAGACATTCCTGGACGTGGAGCCG tTGACAGGAATAGTTATGAGGGCTGTTAAGAGGGTGCAAGTGAACGTGGCTTTGGAATCGGTGGACACTTTGAC AGAAACAACTGGGAAATTTAAATCTGTCTTTCTTCCTGTTTTGTTTCTCGAAGAG AGTGCAGAAATCACCGACGAGAAAGCAGAGGAATTCCGCAACAACGTTTACAAATCCCTCATAATATGTAAAGTTGTCGAATATTTCCTCATCGCAACTGGGCTTCTTTGTCTGCTAGCGGCATTTGTCTTACTTTTCGTAATAATTTCGTGTGATGAG AATGGCACAAGACAGGACAAGCAACCACTTATTGCAAAGCAGTCCAAG AAGGGCACAAGACAGGAAAAGCAACCACTTATTGCAAAGTCCAAA GAATGA